The Nocardioides sp. S5 genome includes a window with the following:
- a CDS encoding nucleoside deaminase, which yields MEPTDLSPADLTHLRRCVDLAREALEAGDGPFGSLLVGPDGEVLREERNRTGGGDQTRHPELDLARWAATHVDPEVRADCTVYTSGEHCPMCAAGHAWVGLGRIVYAGSTAQLARWRNEWGLTPGPVLPLPIDAVAPDLPVAGPAPELAEELRGLHRRSAGLDD from the coding sequence ATGGAACCCACCGACCTCTCCCCCGCCGACCTGACACACCTGCGCCGCTGCGTCGATCTTGCCCGCGAGGCGCTCGAGGCCGGCGACGGGCCGTTCGGCTCCCTGCTGGTGGGCCCGGACGGCGAGGTGCTGCGCGAGGAGCGCAACCGCACCGGCGGTGGTGACCAGACCCGCCACCCCGAGCTCGACCTGGCCCGCTGGGCCGCCACGCACGTCGACCCGGAGGTGCGCGCGGACTGCACGGTCTACACCTCCGGCGAGCACTGCCCGATGTGCGCGGCCGGCCACGCCTGGGTGGGCCTCGGGCGCATCGTGTACGCCGGCTCGACGGCCCAGCTCGCCCGGTGGCGCAACGAGTGGGGCCTGACGCCGGGGCCGGTGCTGCCGCTGCCGATCGACGCCGTCGCGCCGGACCTGCCCGTGGCAGGGCCTGCGCCCGAGCTGGCCGAGGAGCTGCGCGGGTTGCACCGGCGCAGCGCCGGGCTCGACGACTGA
- a CDS encoding PQQ-dependent sugar dehydrogenase has translation MKPAPLALAALVVALAAGCSADSASSGALGPVTAADDEGWPFAVEEVDRFDEPWAMAFLPGGDLLLTERTGTLHLRDADTGERVEVAGTPEVVDAGQGGLGDVLPGPTYAEDGLVYLSWAEAGDGGVGAAVGRARLETGGEATLTGLEVLWRQTPKTDGDGHFGHRLAFSPDGEHLFVSSGDRQLKDPAQDTTNTLGSIVRLTLDGEAAPGNPLADAGGATAEIWSWGHRNPLGLEVAPDGTLWSSEMGPEGGDELNLVEAGANYGWPEASDGSDYGGGEIPDHAVGDGYAAPVRSWTPSISPGSLLIYSGEMFPDWQGDAFLGALSGEALVRVDLEDQRAADTEVYDLGERIRAVEQGPDGAIWLLEDEGAGRLLRLTPAG, from the coding sequence ATGAAGCCAGCACCCCTCGCCCTCGCCGCGCTCGTCGTCGCGCTCGCCGCCGGGTGCTCCGCCGACAGCGCCTCCTCCGGTGCGCTCGGCCCGGTGACGGCCGCCGACGACGAGGGGTGGCCCTTCGCGGTCGAGGAGGTCGACCGCTTCGACGAGCCCTGGGCGATGGCCTTCCTGCCCGGCGGTGACCTGCTGCTCACCGAGCGGACCGGCACGCTGCACCTGCGCGACGCCGACACCGGCGAGAGGGTCGAGGTCGCCGGGACGCCCGAGGTGGTCGACGCCGGCCAGGGCGGGCTCGGAGACGTGCTGCCGGGGCCGACGTACGCCGAGGACGGGCTGGTCTACCTCAGCTGGGCCGAGGCCGGCGACGGGGGAGTCGGCGCCGCGGTCGGCCGCGCCCGCCTGGAGACCGGCGGTGAGGCGACCCTCACCGGGCTCGAGGTCCTCTGGCGCCAGACCCCGAAGACCGACGGGGACGGCCACTTCGGCCACCGGCTGGCCTTCTCGCCCGACGGCGAGCACCTCTTCGTCTCCTCCGGCGACCGGCAGCTCAAGGACCCCGCGCAGGACACCACCAACACGCTCGGATCCATCGTGCGGCTGACCCTCGACGGCGAGGCTGCGCCGGGCAACCCGCTGGCCGACGCGGGCGGCGCCACCGCGGAGATCTGGAGCTGGGGCCACCGCAACCCGCTCGGCCTCGAGGTCGCCCCCGATGGCACGCTGTGGTCCTCGGAGATGGGGCCCGAAGGTGGGGACGAGCTCAACCTCGTCGAGGCGGGCGCCAACTACGGCTGGCCCGAGGCCTCCGACGGCAGCGACTACGGCGGCGGTGAGATCCCCGACCACGCTGTAGGCGACGGGTACGCCGCACCGGTGCGGTCGTGGACGCCGAGCATCTCCCCGGGCAGCCTGCTGATCTACTCCGGCGAGATGTTCCCCGACTGGCAGGGCGACGCCTTCCTCGGTGCGCTCTCCGGTGAGGCGCTGGTGCGCGTCGACCTCGAGGACCAGCGCGCCGCCGACACCGAGGTCTACGACCTCGGGGAGCGGATCCGGGCGGTCGAGCAGGGGCCGGACGGGGCGATCTGGCTGCTCGAGGACGAGGGCGCGGGCCGGCTGCTGCGGCTGACGCCGGCGGGCTGA
- a CDS encoding glycoside hydrolase family 16 protein translates to MPARRLLTRGALALLLPASLLAGSTTGSASESAAPAEPPANVAVKKAKRQWVKLEALPPIIQHGRGVASPDAARAALTATLRPVRVGRRFELQVRQDDMWTVVATARQDRRGRAQFAAASTGGNGALTYRVKALPHAGLRKVTSAPVSTARWQRPSWSDEFSGDRLAPVWSHRGREYVKTARRSCSKGDPRAVTVGGGAARLSVIKDPDTMKKCRIRGRDKVPGTYAYRLNGHIGTQGAYSFRYGHAAARVKFHRLRGQHGAFWMQPVDGMHPGADGAEIDVVEYFGDRHPQGGLATFMHRYDARGRVSSGGWVPDSRSYLHGKRDGWSKNYHVFSVEWTPRTVVFRIDGKETRRMRVGVSDVRQFPILSLIAADYEIPKIQGRRLPQHMYVDWVRVWETPEP, encoded by the coding sequence ATGCCTGCCCGACGCCTCCTCACGCGCGGCGCGCTCGCGCTGCTCCTCCCCGCCTCCCTGCTCGCCGGCTCGACGACCGGCTCGGCCTCCGAGTCCGCCGCACCGGCCGAGCCCCCGGCCAACGTCGCGGTGAAGAAAGCCAAGCGCCAGTGGGTCAAGCTCGAAGCCCTGCCGCCGATCATCCAGCACGGTCGCGGCGTCGCCAGCCCGGACGCGGCCCGCGCAGCACTGACCGCGACGCTGCGCCCCGTGCGGGTCGGCCGCCGGTTCGAGCTCCAGGTGCGGCAGGACGACATGTGGACGGTGGTCGCCACGGCACGGCAGGACCGCCGTGGTCGGGCGCAGTTCGCCGCCGCGTCGACCGGCGGCAACGGGGCGCTGACCTACCGGGTCAAGGCCCTGCCGCACGCCGGCCTCCGCAAGGTCACGAGCGCCCCGGTGAGCACCGCCCGGTGGCAGCGCCCGTCGTGGAGCGACGAGTTCTCCGGCGACCGCCTCGCCCCGGTGTGGAGCCACCGCGGCCGGGAGTACGTGAAGACCGCCCGCCGCTCGTGCTCCAAGGGTGACCCGCGCGCCGTCACCGTCGGCGGAGGGGCCGCGCGCCTCAGCGTCATCAAGGACCCCGACACGATGAAGAAGTGCCGGATCCGCGGTCGCGACAAGGTGCCCGGCACGTACGCCTACCGCCTCAACGGCCACATCGGCACCCAGGGCGCCTACTCCTTCCGCTACGGCCATGCCGCCGCCCGCGTGAAGTTCCACCGCCTGCGCGGCCAGCACGGCGCCTTCTGGATGCAGCCGGTCGACGGCATGCACCCCGGGGCCGACGGCGCCGAGATCGACGTCGTGGAGTACTTCGGCGACCGGCACCCGCAGGGCGGCCTGGCGACCTTCATGCACCGCTACGACGCCCGCGGCCGCGTCTCGTCGGGCGGCTGGGTCCCGGACTCTCGGTCCTACCTCCACGGCAAGCGCGACGGCTGGTCGAAGAACTACCACGTCTTCTCGGTCGAGTGGACGCCCCGGACGGTCGTGTTCCGCATCGACGGCAAGGAGACCCGCCGGATGCGCGTCGGCGTCTCCGACGTGCGCCAGTTCCCGATCCTCAGCCTGATCGCTGCCGACTACGAGATCCCCAAGATCCAGGGCAGGCGCCTGCCCCAGCACATGTACGTCGACTGGGTGCGGGTGTGGGAGACGCCCGAGCCGTGA
- a CDS encoding PspC domain-containing protein, which yields MDDIRSAFARQGLVRSSDSGILGGVCAGLGRRLGLTPWIARLLFLVLLMVLPGSQLLVYPALWFLMPADDSVVAAVGGTRDR from the coding sequence ATGGACGACATCCGATCCGCTTTTGCCCGCCAGGGCCTCGTGCGCTCCAGCGACAGCGGGATCCTGGGCGGCGTGTGCGCCGGCCTGGGCCGCCGGCTCGGCCTGACGCCGTGGATCGCGAGGCTGCTGTTCCTGGTGCTCCTGATGGTGCTGCCCGGCAGCCAGCTCCTCGTCTACCCCGCCCTCTGGTTCCTGATGCCCGCCGACGACAGCGTCGTGGCGGCCGTCGGCGGCACCAGAGATCGGTAG
- a CDS encoding DUF2071 domain-containing protein, with protein sequence MSDPVVEPVSPHPPALSGTVMMTQHWRDLTFLHWAVDPALVAHRMPPGVRPDTLDGVTYVGLIPFRMVGAGVARGPGVPWLGTFLETNVRLYSVDETGRRGIVFLSLDTDRVGVVLGARAAFGLPYRWARMRHRRDGDVHTYDARLRHPGARGSSHLVVRAGARRDSTPLDDFLSARWGLHQRWWGRTLYVPNQHEPWPVHDAEVLALDDGLMASVGLPVLASRPPDHVGFSPGVFTEFGLPGDARRPRT encoded by the coding sequence GTGAGCGACCCCGTCGTCGAGCCTGTCTCGCCGCACCCGCCGGCGCTGAGCGGCACGGTGATGATGACGCAGCACTGGCGCGACCTGACCTTCCTGCACTGGGCCGTCGACCCGGCGCTGGTCGCACACCGGATGCCGCCGGGCGTACGCCCCGACACCCTCGACGGCGTCACCTACGTCGGGCTGATCCCCTTCCGGATGGTGGGTGCGGGCGTCGCGCGCGGCCCCGGCGTGCCGTGGCTGGGCACCTTCCTCGAGACCAACGTGCGCCTCTACTCCGTCGACGAGACCGGTCGTCGCGGCATCGTCTTCCTCAGCCTCGACACCGACCGGGTCGGCGTCGTGCTGGGTGCCCGGGCGGCCTTCGGGCTGCCCTACCGCTGGGCCCGCATGCGCCACCGCCGCGACGGCGACGTGCACACCTACGACGCCCGCCTGCGCCACCCGGGTGCGCGCGGGTCGAGCCACCTCGTGGTCCGCGCCGGGGCGCGCCGCGACAGCACCCCGCTCGACGACTTCCTCAGCGCCCGGTGGGGCCTGCACCAGCGCTGGTGGGGCCGGACCCTCTACGTCCCCAACCAGCACGAGCCGTGGCCCGTGCACGACGCCGAGGTGCTCGCGCTCGACGACGGCCTGATGGCGTCGGTGGGCCTGCCGGTCCTGGCCTCCCGGCCGCCGGACCACGTCGGCTTCAGCCCCGGAGTGTTCACCGAGTTCGGGTTGCCCGGCGACGCCCGCCGCCCGCGCACCTGA